Proteins encoded in a region of the Schistocerca serialis cubense isolate TAMUIC-IGC-003099 chromosome 6, iqSchSeri2.2, whole genome shotgun sequence genome:
- the LOC126484016 gene encoding ejaculatory bulb-specific protein 3-like produces MKAALVLVSALAVIVVAAAEEKYTTKYDNVNLDEILANDRLLNKYAQCLLENDENNCTADGKELKSLIPDALSNECAKCNDKQKEGTKKVLKYLINHKPDLWAQLKAKYDPEGTYSKKYEDREKELHE; encoded by the exons ATGAAGGCCGCCCTGGTACTCGTCTCGGCACTGGCCGTCATTGTGGTAGCCGCCGCGGAGGAGAAGTACACCACCAAGTACGACAACGTCAATCTGGACGAGATCCTCGCCAACGACCGCCTGCTCAACAAGTACGCCCAGTGCCTGCTGGAGAACGACGAAAACAACTGCACAGCCGACGGAAAGGAGCTCAAGA GTCTCATCCCCGACGCGTTGAGCAACGAGTGCGCCAAATGCAACGACAAGCAGAAGGAGGGCACGAAGAAAGTGCTGAAGTACCTCATCAACCACAAGCCCGACCTCTGGGCGCAGCTGAAGGCCAAGTACGACCCTGAAGGCACCTACAGCAAGAAGTACGAGGACAGGGAGAAGGAGCTCCACGAATAA